A region of Shewanella psychromarinicola DNA encodes the following proteins:
- the fieF gene encoding cation efflux pump FieF, with amino-acid sequence MSTSSEYDFWVKLASRASVATALCLIVIKLIAWLHSGSASMLGSLTDSFADALASIVNFIAIRYAIVPADKDHRYGHGKAEPLASLAQAAFILGSASLLLLYGGEKLINPVPVTNAVSGIVVSIIAIVLTFALVLLQRHALVKTNSSLVEADSLHYKSDLLLNAAVLLALVLAQYGWWWADGLFAVFIALFIGNQALGLGYRSIQSLLDRELDNDTRDKIKALAKQDPRVQGVHDLRTRQAGKTTFIQLHMELAGDLSLHDAHEIADKAGLMIKEAFDDAEVIIHQDPV; translated from the coding sequence ATGAGTACCTCTTCTGAATATGACTTTTGGGTCAAATTAGCCAGCCGCGCGTCAGTGGCAACTGCGCTGTGCCTTATTGTCATTAAGTTAATCGCTTGGCTGCACTCGGGATCGGCCAGTATGTTAGGGTCATTAACGGATTCATTTGCTGATGCACTCGCTTCGATTGTTAATTTTATTGCTATTCGTTACGCCATTGTTCCCGCGGACAAAGACCATCGTTATGGGCATGGTAAAGCAGAGCCGTTAGCGTCATTAGCCCAGGCCGCCTTTATTTTGGGGTCGGCGTCATTGTTATTATTGTATGGCGGTGAAAAGTTAATTAACCCGGTTCCGGTCACCAATGCAGTGAGTGGGATTGTGGTGTCTATCATTGCGATTGTGCTGACATTTGCCTTAGTGTTGCTGCAACGACACGCTCTGGTGAAAACCAATAGTTCATTGGTTGAAGCCGATTCATTACATTATAAATCTGATTTGCTACTCAATGCTGCCGTGTTATTAGCGCTAGTATTGGCACAATATGGCTGGTGGTGGGCTGATGGTCTGTTTGCCGTATTCATAGCATTATTTATTGGCAATCAAGCGCTTGGTTTAGGTTATCGTTCAATTCAAAGCTTACTGGATCGTGAGTTAGACAACGACACTCGCGACAAGATTAAAGCGTTAGCCAAGCAAGATCCTCGCGTTCAAGGCGTTCATGATTTGCGCACACGTCAAGCGGGTAAAACCACGTTTATTCAATTGCACATGGAATTAGCCGGTGACTTGTCCTTGCATGACGCTCATGAAATAGCAGATAAAGCGGGGTTGATGATTAAAGAGGCGTTTGATGATGCTGAGGTGATTATTCACCAAGATCCGGTATAA
- a CDS encoding Spy/CpxP family protein refolding chaperone yields MKTSSIIKTSLVALVASSALLAGQLYAADTTTDTEVKTASMYQKGDMHHGRKGGMHKMMHMLDLTAAQKTDVKAIMQKYKANRPERPTKEQRAEHRTEMLALITTAGFDEAKATEMAEMQQQKHLQKMLTHLKMQNEIYQLLTPEQQQTFQDQFNLGKGHKPRR; encoded by the coding sequence ATGAAAACATCATCAATCATCAAAACGAGTTTAGTTGCCTTAGTGGCAAGTTCGGCTTTATTAGCTGGCCAGTTATATGCGGCAGACACGACTACCGATACAGAAGTAAAGACAGCGTCTATGTATCAAAAGGGTGATATGCATCATGGTCGTAAAGGGGGTATGCATAAAATGATGCATATGCTTGATTTGACTGCCGCTCAGAAAACGGATGTCAAAGCGATTATGCAAAAGTATAAAGCTAACCGCCCTGAGCGCCCAACTAAAGAGCAGCGCGCTGAGCACCGTACAGAAATGTTAGCGTTAATCACTACCGCTGGTTTTGACGAAGCAAAAGCAACTGAAATGGCTGAAATGCAGCAACAAAAGCATTTACAAAAGATGCTGACGCATTTGAAAATGCAAAACGAAATCTATCAATTATTAACGCCTGAACAGCAACAAACGTTTCAAGATCAATTTAACCTAGGTAAAGGCCACAAACCTCGCCGTTAA